A genomic region of Candidatus Methanoperedens sp. contains the following coding sequences:
- a CDS encoding class I SAM-dependent methyltransferase produces the protein MTMKDIFKGISLKLKIPAGLIGSKTLIKSQISTEYEERMAQEKKEYLEKYAEFTEDEPLFERTSDSWGYIEQATQKLIREKVGFSQWEYVINQASQIEKPEMLSLGSGPCGVEISIAEKITSNYHYHCLDLNEELLGIGKKQIEKKGLNISTEPMDLNLISLEEKKYDIITAFASLHHLNELERVYTMVNRALKPDGIFVTVDVITKNGLMMWPETYDVLVRLWSIWPDKFKINHTYYGTPRFTPEYGNIDYSQGSFEGIRSQDILPLIPEYFDPIIYVPCHSICRQLLDTQYGPNYNLDDPFDKSMVEFIWNLDCYYIHERVLPPGTMFAVMRKKGTANPKIVAEVAGHMNADSRARQVRWIGHTRS, from the coding sequence ATGACAATGAAAGATATTTTCAAAGGGATATCACTTAAATTAAAAATACCGGCTGGATTAATAGGATCGAAGACATTAATAAAATCTCAAATAAGTACCGAATATGAAGAGAGAATGGCTCAAGAAAAAAAGGAATATCTTGAAAAGTATGCAGAATTCACAGAGGATGAACCGCTTTTTGAGCGAACATCTGACTCATGGGGTTACATCGAACAAGCCACTCAAAAGTTGATTCGAGAAAAAGTTGGCTTTTCCCAGTGGGAATATGTTATCAATCAAGCCAGTCAAATTGAGAAACCGGAGATGCTCAGTTTAGGCAGTGGTCCTTGCGGGGTTGAGATTTCAATTGCCGAGAAGATTACAAGCAACTATCACTATCATTGCTTAGACTTAAATGAGGAACTCTTGGGGATTGGCAAAAAACAAATTGAAAAGAAGGGGCTAAATATATCAACCGAACCCATGGATTTAAATTTAATAAGTCTTGAAGAAAAAAAATATGATATCATTACAGCATTTGCATCCCTGCACCATCTTAACGAATTGGAAAGAGTGTACACTATGGTCAATAGAGCTCTAAAGCCTGATGGCATTTTCGTTACTGTTGATGTAATCACCAAAAATGGTTTAATGATGTGGCCCGAAACATATGATGTCTTGGTACGATTATGGTCTATTTGGCCAGATAAGTTTAAAATTAACCATACGTACTATGGGACACCCCGTTTTACCCCTGAGTATGGAAACATTGATTACAGTCAGGGATCTTTTGAAGGAATCAGATCTCAGGATATACTTCCTTTAATTCCAGAGTATTTTGATCCCATTATCTACGTACCATGCCACTCAATATGTCGTCAATTACTTGATACCCAATATGGGCCAAATTATAATTTGGATGATCCATTTGATAAATCCATGGTGGAATTTATTTGGAATTTAGATTGCTATTACATCCATGAACGTGTATTGCCACCTGGCACCATGTTCGCTGTGATGCGCAAAAAAGGAACAGCAAATCCCAAAATTGTAGCAGAGGTGGCTGGTCATATGAATGCCGATTCCAGAGCTAGACAAGTAAGATGGATCGGGCATACTCGCTCATAA
- a CDS encoding glycosyltransferase, which produces MRPKKIILIIIDSLRKDHLGCYGYKRNTSPNIDTLAKSGILFKYAFSACPNTVPSIASVLTSKYPSNHSMGFDPDKKLDPEVDTTLATVLNENEYRTAAFLSSSGLTGINSGFDIFDEGKGKRDCAGTNEQVLKWLDENHMQDFFLLVHYSDLQGPYLNSGSYKNTFVEDEFYGNAEQIKNISDKDPTFNSIPRYQILNPVTDADNIPVSFESDVRYYKAQYDGCIRNIDENIQKLIEKLKVLKIFDDSLIIITSDHGVAFGENNLFLDYGLSVTLDQIEVPLVLKFHKGWYIKSGILDIPVSTLDIMLTILSLCNNDLSFMLEGYSLKEVLEGKEDNILKERTIMSENERQFALISPNGLMELKKKDVPTSNYHPYLAALLESLNGKKYYWDSGNEYVLAIPFDQYQRYKIISDIINKFRTDKEIFKILDVGAGFENNLKKFLPYDEIFLLDKNYPKEYNQKSNYIIGDITKIGLNKSYDFIISIDAYEHISPIFREKFINKLIDPSKIATIIAAPFDTPGVREYEVSANEVYKISHGMEYKWLHEHIQNGLPSLPFTLELIKKSKYSYTVIPNGYLLRWFEMVSTYMLTEGMPEFTKSMEALYEFYNKNFYAYDNLNPAYRHVIVVNKSNNEPDFSEIYAKNIKMDENFTIKYESLQSILKKIRELSSNLRYKELLEKRSELTELTGVLQAKEIEINEMKSTSNSKDSLIKVKDNEIIELKDAMNVKASEIIELNNTLQQIHMSITWKSVMKFQKIIDFFLPNNTRRRHCYNLGLNSINIVVNEGWRSLWIEFKEKLKGWVPFKHRIKINNVLLKLNDPTIDIIIPVYNHGKYLQECIESAINQTYSNINIIIVDDYSSESLVFEVLKKYETNPKIKIDYHKTNKGISETLNDGIIMSSGNYLAFLDCDDIIVPNAIEKVVDFIKHNTDKYFIYTDRININQSGETVEYLSFKNRGMNAKTELLLGMYTSHLKVINRECFSKVGLFAPKYDSSQDYDIALRISEYFDFGYINDYLYKHRVHEEQCTQRNLTKQENLAILIKDAAIQRRKILHGDIRRSISIVMLTFNRLYDTKKSIESIFNYTKLPFELIILDNNSDSDVREYLKKLEKKKSNVKIIFEDTNLGCGRGRKKAVKFAKGNYIVTLDNDICVTPLWLENFIIRIEDDKKIAAACAKVVFPDGKIQYNGGKLEIKNDFIEFSLLDSNKNKNDLSTFRELDCDWIPGGAMIIKREFLEKVEYREDIEGAYEDNDYSLQIKNIGGRVVNCPLSEVVHYHLYFGKNISKEKRYMNERYANKKMMNAFLAFYKYNKLIIKDKDLYKILNISDKSDAEIRKLVTTQA; this is translated from the coding sequence ATGAGACCAAAAAAGATAATCCTGATAATTATAGATTCACTAAGAAAGGATCATTTAGGCTGTTATGGTTATAAGAGAAATACAAGCCCGAATATAGATACTCTTGCAAAAAGCGGGATACTTTTTAAATATGCTTTTTCAGCATGTCCAAATACAGTTCCTTCGATAGCATCTGTCCTGACTTCAAAGTATCCGTCAAATCATTCGATGGGTTTTGATCCAGATAAAAAGCTAGATCCAGAGGTAGATACAACTTTAGCCACTGTTTTGAACGAGAATGAATACAGGACTGCCGCTTTTCTAAGTAGCAGTGGGCTTACTGGCATAAACTCAGGTTTTGATATATTCGATGAAGGAAAGGGAAAAAGAGACTGTGCAGGGACAAATGAACAGGTTTTAAAATGGCTTGATGAAAATCACATGCAGGATTTTTTCCTGTTAGTTCATTATTCTGATTTGCAAGGGCCATATTTAAATTCAGGGTCTTATAAAAATACATTCGTAGAGGATGAATTTTATGGAAATGCTGAGCAGATAAAGAACATCTCAGACAAAGACCCCACCTTCAACAGTATTCCCCGATACCAGATACTTAATCCTGTCACAGATGCTGATAATATTCCTGTCAGTTTTGAAAGTGATGTGAGATATTACAAAGCGCAATATGACGGATGCATACGTAACATAGATGAAAATATCCAAAAACTCATTGAAAAATTAAAAGTCCTCAAGATTTTTGATGACTCACTGATAATCATCACTTCAGATCACGGTGTGGCTTTTGGTGAAAATAATTTATTCTTAGATTATGGATTATCTGTGACCTTGGACCAGATAGAAGTCCCGTTGGTATTGAAATTTCATAAAGGTTGGTATATAAAGAGCGGTATCTTAGATATTCCAGTAAGCACCCTTGATATCATGCTAACTATACTCTCTTTATGCAATAATGATCTGAGTTTCATGCTTGAGGGGTATTCTCTCAAAGAAGTCCTTGAAGGTAAAGAAGATAATATTTTGAAAGAAAGAACAATAATGAGTGAAAATGAGCGTCAATTTGCTTTAATTAGTCCAAATGGATTGATGGAGCTTAAGAAAAAAGATGTTCCAACCAGCAATTATCATCCATATTTAGCAGCTTTACTTGAATCGCTAAACGGGAAGAAATACTATTGGGATTCAGGGAATGAGTATGTGCTGGCGATCCCATTTGATCAATATCAGAGATATAAAATAATATCTGATATAATAAACAAATTCAGAACCGACAAAGAAATATTTAAAATACTTGATGTTGGAGCCGGTTTTGAAAACAATCTAAAAAAGTTTCTTCCGTATGATGAAATTTTTTTATTAGATAAAAACTATCCAAAAGAGTATAATCAAAAAAGCAACTACATAATTGGAGACATAACAAAAATAGGGCTTAACAAAAGTTATGATTTTATTATTTCTATTGATGCTTATGAGCATATATCCCCTATTTTTCGAGAAAAGTTTATCAATAAACTTATTGATCCTTCAAAAATCGCTACAATAATAGCTGCACCATTTGATACCCCTGGGGTTAGAGAATATGAAGTTTCTGCAAATGAGGTGTATAAAATCAGCCATGGGATGGAGTATAAGTGGCTTCATGAACATATCCAGAATGGGTTACCATCTCTCCCTTTTACTCTTGAATTAATTAAAAAATCGAAGTACTCCTATACTGTGATACCCAATGGATATTTGCTACGATGGTTTGAAATGGTCTCGACTTATATGCTTACAGAAGGTATGCCTGAATTTACAAAGAGCATGGAAGCACTTTATGAATTCTACAATAAAAATTTTTACGCTTATGATAATTTAAATCCTGCCTATCGACATGTAATTGTAGTAAATAAAAGTAATAATGAACCTGATTTTTCTGAAATTTATGCGAAGAATATTAAAATGGATGAGAATTTTACTATTAAATATGAATCTTTGCAGTCTATTCTTAAAAAAATCAGAGAACTTTCCAGCAATCTTAGGTACAAAGAATTGCTTGAGAAAAGAAGTGAGCTTACCGAACTCACAGGTGTACTGCAAGCCAAAGAAATTGAAATTAATGAAATGAAAAGTACATCAAATTCAAAAGATTCTTTAATAAAAGTAAAAGATAATGAAATTATAGAACTCAAAGATGCTATGAATGTGAAAGCTTCTGAAATTATAGAACTCAATAATACCCTGCAACAGATTCATATGAGTATAACCTGGAAATCAGTAATGAAATTTCAGAAAATCATTGATTTCTTTCTTCCGAATAATACGCGGCGACGGCATTGTTATAATCTTGGGTTAAATAGCATTAATATAGTCGTAAACGAAGGATGGAGAAGCCTATGGATTGAATTTAAGGAAAAATTAAAAGGATGGGTTCCTTTTAAACATAGGATAAAAATAAATAATGTTTTATTAAAACTGAATGATCCGACAATTGATATAATTATTCCTGTTTATAACCATGGAAAGTATTTGCAGGAATGCATTGAAAGTGCAATCAATCAAACATATTCTAATATCAATATAATAATTGTAGACGATTATTCAAGCGAATCTTTAGTTTTTGAAGTGTTAAAAAAATACGAAACGAATCCAAAAATAAAAATAGATTACCACAAAACAAATAAAGGTATTTCCGAAACGTTAAATGATGGAATTATTATGTCATCTGGAAATTATCTAGCATTTTTGGATTGTGATGATATAATTGTTCCCAATGCAATAGAAAAAGTGGTAGATTTCATTAAGCACAACACTGACAAATATTTTATTTATACGGATAGAATAAATATCAACCAAAGTGGAGAAACAGTTGAATACTTAAGTTTCAAAAATCGGGGAATGAATGCCAAAACAGAATTATTATTGGGAATGTATACCTCCCATCTGAAAGTTATCAATAGAGAATGCTTTTCGAAAGTTGGTTTATTCGCGCCTAAATATGATTCCTCGCAGGATTATGATATAGCACTAAGAATCTCAGAATATTTTGATTTTGGATATATTAATGATTATTTATACAAGCATCGAGTTCATGAAGAACAGTGTACACAAAGAAACCTCACAAAACAAGAAAATCTTGCAATATTAATTAAAGACGCTGCAATCCAGAGAAGAAAGATATTACATGGCGATATTAGAAGATCAATATCAATTGTTATGCTGACTTTTAATAGACTTTATGATACAAAAAAATCTATTGAGTCCATTTTTAATTATACAAAATTGCCATTCGAGCTAATTATATTAGATAACAATTCAGATAGCGATGTAAGAGAATATCTGAAGAAGTTGGAAAAAAAGAAATCCAATGTAAAAATTATTTTCGAGGATACAAATTTGGGGTGTGGCAGAGGAAGAAAAAAGGCTGTTAAATTCGCTAAAGGAAATTATATAGTCACGTTAGATAATGACATCTGCGTAACTCCTCTATGGTTAGAAAATTTCATCATAAGAATAGAAGATGATAAGAAAATTGCTGCTGCGTGCGCAAAGGTAGTTTTTCCTGACGGAAAGATCCAATATAATGGAGGAAAACTGGAAATTAAAAACGATTTTATTGAATTTTCTTTGCTTGATTCAAATAAAAATAAAAATGATTTATCAACCTTCAGGGAATTAGATTGCGATTGGATACCCGGGGGAGCGATGATAATAAAAAGGGAATTTCTTGAAAAAGTTGAATACCGGGAGGATATTGAAGGAGCATATGAAGATAACGACTATTCGTTACAAATAAAGAATATCGGAGGACGGGTAGTTAATTGCCCATTATCTGAAGTAGTTCATTATCATTTGTATTTTGGTAAAAATATTTCAAAAGAAAAGAGATACATGAATGAAAGGTACGCAAATAAAAAAATGATGAATGCATTTCTTGCTTTTTATAAATATAATAAGCTTATAATTAAAGATAAAGACTTATATAAAATATTGAATATATCAGATAAATCTGATGCTGAAATCCGCAAACTTGTAACTACTCAAGCTTAG
- a CDS encoding DUF1616 domain-containing protein, protein MDSLLALKFIVSSIFVFFVPGYFIYCIFLKKLNIDFFQSLIISIGLSLSFIPLITYFFTLFRIKMNNFLVILLLFIFVVTIFSKYIFGNIRNEVNFFRFENFKNSLKQDLYYYVLLIIFIISILVRFIQVEGILVGPGSDSYHHTLIAQLIVENGGIPGSYEPYVPLASFTYHFGFHSIVAFLYWVSGISIIKLVIFTGQILNAFALLSVFIFVDRLFRNKNMALLSSFIVGLISIFPAYYVNWGRYTQLTGMVILPIALLLIIECIEMEKRDIKVLFISGFMISGLFLSHYRIIIAFSSFAILYLMYGIYHIKDNRNAILEILIRCFVIILIALILLFPWLMRLIIEPQIITASNYSNVSSSFFSIERIGDSIKYYTNLPLLLLSFGGIFIGVFKKNKYIILITLWISILISFSNPFWLKLPFSGSLDFVTVLTILYFPIAVTSSYFITYLLKKIKITSVQNLTIFYISLLILAPFSAINLIGTFYPENVFVKPGDIDAMNWIKVNTEDNATFLIESYSFDWSQELKTGIDGGYWIPLFTKRNVTIPPMTYLVERPYDKNYIEKVIAMSKAENSISSESAINFLIQNNVNYLYFGGRNWGNFKLENLNNNTYLRPVYNKDGVWIFKINRS, encoded by the coding sequence ATGGATTCCTTATTAGCTCTTAAGTTTATAGTTAGTAGTATTTTTGTATTTTTTGTACCTGGTTATTTTATTTATTGTATTTTTCTCAAAAAATTGAATATAGATTTTTTCCAGAGTCTAATTATTTCCATAGGTCTTAGCCTCTCATTCATTCCATTGATTACTTATTTTTTCACATTATTTAGAATAAAGATGAACAATTTTTTAGTTATATTACTATTATTTATTTTTGTGGTTACAATTTTTTCAAAATATATATTTGGAAATATAAGAAATGAAGTGAATTTTTTCAGGTTTGAAAACTTCAAAAATTCTTTAAAACAAGATTTATATTATTATGTTTTGCTGATTATATTTATAATATCTATATTAGTGAGGTTTATCCAGGTTGAGGGTATTCTTGTTGGTCCGGGAAGTGATAGTTACCATCATACCCTAATAGCGCAATTGATTGTCGAAAATGGAGGCATTCCAGGATCTTATGAACCTTATGTTCCCCTTGCGTCCTTTACATATCACTTCGGATTTCATAGTATTGTTGCATTTCTATACTGGGTATCTGGAATTAGTATTATAAAACTCGTTATATTTACAGGACAAATCTTAAATGCTTTCGCTCTATTATCGGTTTTCATTTTTGTGGATAGGTTATTTAGAAATAAGAACATGGCTTTATTAAGTTCTTTTATTGTTGGTCTGATTTCAATATTTCCTGCCTATTACGTAAATTGGGGTAGGTATACCCAGCTTACAGGTATGGTAATTCTTCCGATAGCGCTGCTTCTGATAATAGAATGTATTGAAATGGAGAAGCGAGATATTAAAGTATTATTTATATCAGGTTTTATGATATCAGGACTTTTTTTGTCTCATTATCGTATCATAATCGCTTTTTCCAGTTTCGCAATATTATATCTTATGTATGGAATTTATCATATTAAAGATAATAGAAATGCAATCTTAGAAATTCTAATAAGATGTTTTGTTATCATTCTAATAGCTCTCATTCTATTATTTCCATGGTTGATGCGTTTAATAATAGAACCCCAAATTATAACTGCATCAAACTATTCAAATGTTTCATCGTCTTTTTTTTCGATAGAAAGGATTGGTGATTCGATTAAATATTATACAAATCTTCCTTTGCTTCTTCTTTCTTTTGGAGGGATATTTATAGGTGTATTTAAGAAAAACAAATACATCATATTAATCACTCTATGGATTTCAATATTGATTTCATTTTCAAATCCATTCTGGTTAAAATTACCATTTTCAGGTTCACTCGATTTTGTGACCGTATTGACCATTTTATATTTTCCAATTGCAGTAACCTCCAGCTATTTTATTACGTATCTGCTAAAAAAAATTAAAATAACATCAGTGCAGAATTTAACAATATTTTATATATCTTTATTAATTTTAGCTCCTTTTTCTGCAATTAATCTGATTGGCACATTTTATCCGGAAAATGTGTTTGTAAAACCGGGGGACATAGATGCTATGAATTGGATTAAAGTTAACACTGAAGATAATGCTACATTTTTAATAGAATCATACAGTTTTGATTGGTCACAAGAATTGAAAACGGGTATAGACGGTGGATATTGGATTCCTCTATTTACAAAAAGAAATGTTACCATTCCACCCATGACTTACTTGGTGGAAAGACCATATGATAAAAATTATATTGAAAAAGTAATTGCAATGTCAAAAGCTGAAAATTCAATTAGTTCTGAATCTGCAATAAACTTTCTAATTCAAAATAATGTTAATTATTTATATTTTGGGGGAAGAAATTGGGGTAATTTCAAATTAGAAAATTTAAATAATAATACCTATCTCAGACCAGTTTATAACAAAGATGGGGTATGGATTTTTAAGATAAATAGAAGTTAG
- a CDS encoding flippase-like domain-containing protein, whose protein sequence is MKKQIFPKIIGAILTIALIATLLQQISVTDVYFMLIKINPAYLIMGFILYTISYFLRALRLHILLNREISVKDLFSIVSIHNMALNILPARSGELSYIYLLNKRHYKSIGEGAATLLIVRIFDIISISILFFTSAMLAYDLPDIMINALPIVGFLLFLVILILLMFIHQCNRFIACLRILFTYLKYNKLHFINYILIKLDEMALSFEHIHRNEFILSFLISAMIWITLYSVNYILVIAMGINLPLGAVFLASTFFFMISILPIQGIGGFGTLEGSWAISFIAVGTTKVSAISSGFLAHIIQIFYFIALFLIGFIWLRKKSE, encoded by the coding sequence ATGAAAAAACAAATATTCCCAAAAATCATCGGGGCAATTCTAACTATCGCCCTTATAGCAACACTACTCCAACAGATCTCTGTGACAGATGTCTATTTTATGCTGATAAAAATAAACCCAGCGTACCTGATTATGGGATTTATTCTATATACAATAAGCTATTTCTTAAGAGCCCTGAGGCTTCACATCTTGCTGAATAGAGAAATAAGTGTAAAAGATCTCTTTTCCATCGTCAGCATCCACAATATGGCTTTAAACATCTTACCAGCACGCTCAGGGGAGTTATCATACATCTACCTGCTGAATAAACGTCATTACAAAAGCATCGGGGAGGGGGCAGCTACATTGCTCATAGTCAGGATATTCGATATCATTTCCATTTCGATCTTATTTTTTACATCAGCAATGCTGGCATATGACCTGCCTGACATCATGATAAATGCTCTGCCTATTGTCGGTTTTTTGTTGTTCCTTGTCATATTAATTCTATTGATGTTCATACATCAATGTAATAGATTCATTGCCTGTCTCAGAATTCTTTTCACATATTTGAAATATAACAAACTTCATTTCATCAATTACATTCTCATAAAACTGGATGAAATGGCACTGAGCTTTGAGCACATTCATAGAAATGAGTTTATATTGAGCTTCTTAATCTCTGCAATGATCTGGATCACCCTATATTCAGTAAATTATATCCTTGTCATCGCAATGGGCATAAATCTGCCATTAGGAGCTGTATTTTTAGCTTCTACATTTTTCTTTATGATATCGATCCTGCCTATCCAGGGAATCGGTGGATTTGGCACGCTGGAAGGCAGTTGGGCTATCAGCTTTATAGCAGTTGGGACTACTAAGGTATCTGCGATAAGTTCGGGATTTCTAGCACATATTATACAGATTTTTTATTTTATTGCTTTATTTTTAATTGGATTCATATGGTTACGGAAGAAATCAGAGTAA
- a CDS encoding glycosyltransferase family 2 protein — protein MKITAIIPAYNEESTVGDVIKVTSQYVDEILVINDGSTDSTADVAKKSGAIVVDNIVNRGLGKTIRRGYNEAVMLGADIIVQIDADKQYDPKEIPILIEPILKNKADLVLGSRLENLKYEMPWINKFGNKAFSWLIRRLTGKNIKDGQTGFRAIRKEVFDTIKLSGDFTYTQEMIIKASKEGWRIENVPINFYKRSAGDSRLISSPFAYAWRAWIIILRTIRDYDPLRFFGIPGIILFLTGLVIGSAILYKFAIVGVIGHTPAVILTVLLIISGIQLLFLALMSDMNRPQ, from the coding sequence ATGAAAATAACTGCAATAATCCCGGCTTATAATGAAGAATCAACAGTAGGAGATGTGATCAAAGTCACTTCCCAATATGTTGATGAGATTCTCGTAATCAATGATGGAAGTACCGACAGTACCGCTGATGTTGCCAAAAAATCCGGTGCTATTGTTGTTGATAATATTGTTAACCGCGGTCTAGGTAAGACAATAAGGCGTGGTTACAATGAAGCTGTCATGTTAGGAGCCGATATAATTGTTCAGATAGACGCTGATAAGCAGTACGACCCAAAGGAAATCCCTATCCTTATAGAACCGATACTAAAGAATAAAGCAGACCTTGTTTTGGGTTCAAGACTGGAGAATCTCAAATATGAAATGCCATGGATTAATAAATTTGGCAATAAAGCGTTTTCATGGCTGATTCGCCGCCTGACAGGGAAAAACATAAAGGACGGACAGACCGGCTTCAGAGCGATACGAAAAGAGGTATTTGACACAATAAAGTTAAGTGGAGATTTTACTTATACTCAGGAAATGATAATCAAAGCATCAAAAGAAGGGTGGCGTATAGAGAATGTTCCTATAAACTTCTATAAACGAAGCGCAGGTGACTCACGCTTGATTTCAAGCCCTTTTGCATATGCGTGGCGCGCATGGATTATAATACTTAGAACCATAAGGGATTATGATCCGCTGAGATTCTTCGGAATACCGGGAATAATTTTGTTTCTTACTGGCCTTGTTATAGGAAGTGCAATTCTGTATAAATTTGCAATCGTAGGAGTTATTGGCCATACCCCGGCAGTAATATTGACAGTCCTTCTAATAATATCAGGAATACAATTATTATTCTTAGCACTAATGTCAGATATGAACCGGCCCCAGTGA